The following DNA comes from Alienimonas californiensis.
ACGCCGCAAATCGGACAGCGAACGGCGAACCGGCGCGTGCGGACGCGGGAGCCGGCCGGGACGACCGCCGGCAGGTCCGGTCCTGTGGGTCCGATCGGGGAGGATGAATGCGGGGGCGCCGAGGGCGGCGGAGCGCCGCGTTCCGGCGCCCCGCCGCTATGACCGGCGGGCGGCGGCGTTAGTCTGGGGGCGACCGCTCGCTTCTCCCCCCGCTCCGCATGGCCGATTCGCCTGTTCGCAACGTCCCCGCGACCGGCCCCCGCTCCGGTTCGGCCGACGCCTCCGCCGCCGCCCGCGGCGCCCGGGCCGACGTGGCCTGCCCCACCTGCGACGAACTGGTCCGTCCCGGACTGGTGCGCTGCTGGAGTTGCGGCGGGTTCATGCGGTCCGACGTCGCCGACCGCTACGCCGAACTGCAGGGGGAACGCGCGGAGGTGGCGTACCAGCCGCTGCCGGAGCTGGATCAGAACGCCGCCTCGAAACTCGCCTCCGAGGCGCAGGCCGCCGCCCGCAGCGCCCCGGACGAGGACGCCGACTTTGAACTGACCGGCGAGTTCGCCGTCGGGGGCGGCGACGCCGGCGCTGCCTCGGGCGTTGCCGACGCCGCGGGCGATGATCCCGAGGACGAGTTCACGATGGCGGACGTCGAGGACGCCAGCTATTCCGCCCCCCGCGTCGGCAACGCCGCGTCGAAGTCGAAGGCCAGGAAGCCGGTCGAGAAGCCGGCCGGGGAAGAGGGCGACACCTTCTCGATCTCCGACGCCGACGACGCCGACGACGAAGCGCCCGCAGCCGGCACGCCCGCGAAGAAGTCGGCCCGCCCGGCCAAGCCGCCGGCGGAAGGGGACGACGTGGCCCACTCCGAGGCGACCGGGGGCGACGTGCTGTTGGACATCGCCCTACAGGAGGTCGGTCTGGATCGCGGCGGCAAGCGTCGCGGGCTGGTGGTCAAGGGGGACAAGATCCTGCTGCACTGTCCGGCCGGGCATCCGGTAAAGGTCGCCCGCAAGCATGGCGGCAAGGTCGGCCGCTGCCCGCACCCCGGCTGCGGCCTGCGGTACCTCGTCCCCGTCGTGCCGCCGGACCCGACCGAGGAACCGGACGCCGACGCCGCGACCCCCGACGCCGCCGCGGACGCCGCCGCCGCCCCGAAGGCCCCGGCCGGCCCGCCGGACGAACTCGCCGCGGGCGCGTTCACCCGGTACATCGACGGCGTGCGGCTGCACACGGTCGTGCCGGCCAAGGTGAAGTCGAAGGCCGATTCGCAGGCCAAGGCGTTCGAGGAAGCGGACCTCGCCCTCTCCCCGGCCTCCCTGCTGGTCGTCACGATGGAGGGTAAGAAGGGCGCGTTCGGCCTCGGCGGCGAAAAGCCGGCCCAGGTGCGGGTCAAGGTGCGGGAGCACCTCTCCGCGGAGGCCCCGGACCTCGCCGCCCTGCCGGTCCCGCACGTGTTGCTGGCGGGGGAGAACGCGGGGGAGGTCGCCGTCGAGTACCCCTCGAACCTGCCGCACGAATCCAAGTTCGGCGGGGAGCCGGTGTTCGGCACCGGCCGCATCGCCCTGCGGCTGCCCCGCACCGGCGGGGAGAAGGACGCCGATCAGCCGCCGGAGAAGCAGTCGTTGCGGTTCGTCTCGCTGACGCTCAGCCAGTACCGCCGCTTCGCCGCGGCGATGGAGGAGTTCGGCTTCGCCCCCGGCCCGGGCGGCCGCTACGCCCCCGACGCCCCGATCCCCCGGACCGACGACGCCCCGGTTCACACCGGCCACTACACGGACGCCCCGGTGCCGGAACTGCCCCGGCCGGACCTGTACCAGGCCGACCCGAAACTGAACGTCGTCGTTTCCGGCTACCGCTGCCAGAGCTGCGGGCTGATCGTCTCGGAGGATGGCCGCAAGAAGGAGAAGCTCGGCGGGGCGAACGGCAAGGGCCTGGCGAAGGCGAAGTGTCCCAAATGCGGCGAGAAGTTCGGTAACCAGCCGCTCTACAAGCTCGCCGACGCCAAGCCGGACGCCAAAGCCTGACCCGGGGACGCACCGGGCCGAATCACGATTCGGCCCGGTGCGTCAACTGTCCCCCGCCGGCCCCGCGAATGGGGCCGAGAGGCGGCGGGCGGTGGGGAAGCGGACGGTTCGCGGGGCGCGGGGGCTTGGGTCAACATCGCTGCGGGCAGCGGTGCGCGAAGCGGCGGGGAGGCGTAAGATGATGCCGGCCGGACGGTTGCGCTGCCGAATCCCGCGCCGTCCCGGACAGGGCACGCTTGACCCCGCGGCTGTAGGATTTACGGTTGTGAACCGGCGGACCTTCCGCGGGCGAACGCTTCGGACCGCAAACGTCATCTCCTCACCCGCTCGCGGGGGGTTGACGAACCCCGGCCGAGCGTACGCTCGTATCATGGGACGGGCGCCGTTTCCCCGCGCTCCGTTCCCCCTCCCGCCTCGCCTCGAATGTCGTACGGTCCGTCAGACCTCGGGCAATCTACGAGCGGGTCGTATCACACCGGCGCCGACGACTTCAAGGAGCAAGTCCGCGTCCGCAGCGACATCGCCCAGGTCATCGGCGAGTCCATCTCCCTGAAGGCCCTCCGCGGCGGGGCGGAACTGGCCGGGCTCTGCCCGTTCCACGACGACCGCAACCCCTCGCTGAAAGTCTACCCGGACCGGCAGACCTTCCGTTGCTGGTCCTGCGACACCGGCGGGGACGTCTTCTCCTTCGTGATGAAGTACGACGGGCTGGACTTCTACTCCGCCCTCAAGCACCTCGCCCAGCGGGCCGGGCTGGAGATGCCTGAGCGGACCGGTCCCCGTCCGTCCTCGGACGGCCCGGACCGCAGCCGCCTGCTGGAGGTTCTCGCCTGGGCCGACCGGCAGTGCCACACGCTGCTCACCCGCGGGTCCGAGGCGAAGGTCGCCCGGGAGTACCTGTCCAGCCGCGGCATCCACGCGGACCTCGCCAAGACGTTCGGCCTCGGCTACCACCCGCCGAGTTGGACGTGGTTGGTCGACCGGGCGAAAGGTCTGTACGACCGGGACGAACTGATCGCCGCGGGCGTGGCGGGCGAGAAACGGGACGGCAGCGGCCTGCGGGACCATCCGCTGTTCCCCGGGCGTGTCATCTTTCCGATCCGCGACGAACGCGGCCGCACGATCGCCTTCGGCGGCCGTCAACTCCCCGGCGACGACTTCGGCGGCAAGTACATCAACAGTTCCGAGGGCGTCCTCTTCCACAAGTCGAAGGTGCTGTACGGCCTGGACGTGGCCCGGGACGAGATCCGCAAGCCGACCTGCGACACCGCGCTGGTCGTGGAGGGTTACACAGACACCCTCGCCCTGCACCACGCCGGCTACCCCAACGTCGTCGCCACGCTGGGCACCGCCCTCACCAAGGAGCACGTCGGCGTGCTGCGGCGGTTCACCAATCGCATCGTGCTGGTCCTCGACGGCGACCGGGCCGGGCAGGACGCCGCCGAGAAGGCGTTGCAAAAATTGCTCGCCGAAAGCGTCGACCTGCGCGTGTTGACGCTCCCCGCGGGAACCGATCCGGCGGATTTCGTGTCCGAACGGCCGGAGGAGTTCGGCAAGCTCGTCGCCGACGCCCCGGAAGCCCTTGACTTCAAACTCTCCCGCGTGACCGCCCGCCACGGCGGGGACGCGTTGCAGGCCGGCGACGCGGCCACGAAGGAGATGCTCGAACTGCTCCGCACCGACCCCGGCCTCGCCGGGACGCGGCGGGGCGACCTCGTGCTGATGCGGACCAGCGAACGCTTCGGCGTGCCCGAACGCCGCCTGCGGGCCGACCTGAAGGCCCCCTCGGCCCAGCCGCGCCGCTTCGAGCCCGAGCCGCCGCCGGAACAGCGTCGCCCGCAGGAGCCGCCGGTTCCCAAGCCGACCGGCGACGAACTCGCCGAGGCCGAGCTGCTGAAAATCTTACTCACGCGGCCGGACCTGTTCCCCGCGGCCCACGCCGTCGTCGGCTCCGCCGATCTGCGGCACCCGGGCCTGCGGCGGCTGTTCGAACTGTGCGAGGACGCCGAGGAATTGGACGGCGAAGTCACCCTGCCCGGCGTGCTGAACGCCGCGGCCCCGCAGGGGGATTCGCCGCTCAAACGCTTCGCCGTCGCCCTCATGGCCGAGGCCGACGCCCAGCAACTCCGCGGTCGGTTGGACGGCACGGTCGCCGGCGGGCTCGTGGAGTCCGGCACGCGACGTGCAGCCTTTTCTGCCGACGGACTTGCGGCGGGCGCGGCCACGACGGCCCGCGACGCGGTTCGTCGCGAAGACGGCTCCCAGGAGGGGACCCCCGCTCATCACGCGGCCGGCGGCGTGCCGCCGCTGCTCGCGTTGGCGTTGTCGGCGATCACCCGCCGGCGACGCGCCCGGCAGGCTCGCGGACAGCGGGCCGACCTCGCCCACGCTCCGGTCTCCGCCGGCGGACTCGACGAGGCCACCCGCGCCCTGCTCCGCCGTCAGGCGGACCTGCACGCCGCCCGACACGCTCGTCCCGGCTAGCCCGAACCTTCCCCGGCCCCGCGCCGGACTCGTTTTCAATCCCGTTTTTTTCGTCCTCCCGCCGCCCTGCCCCCGCCGCGTTTGCGACGGGCTTTATTGAACCCCGCCCCGGAGAATCCTCATGCACCAGCTTAAAGAAGACATCAACGCCCTCGTCGAGATTGCCCAGGAGCAGGGCGGCGACGGGCAGGGGTGGGTGCTGTATCGGCAGGTCAACGATTATCTCCCGGATGAGGCCCCGAACCCGGAAAAGCTCGATCACCTGTTGGAGGCCTTGGACGCCCACGGGATCGACATCAAGCACGAGTTTGAAGTCGGCCTCCCCACGCCGGAGCGGGCCCGCAAGGCCCACCGCAAGCCGAAGGAATTGATCGGCGACGACAGCGGCAAGAAGATCGACGACCCGATCCGCATGTATCTCACCCAGATGGGCGAGATCCCCCTGCTGACCCGCGAGGAGGAGATCTACCTCGCCAAGACGATCGAGATCACCCGCAAGCGGTTCCGCCGGGAGTTCGTCAGCAGCGAGTACGCGATGCGGGAATGCATCGCGATGTTGGAAAAAGTCAACGAGGGCAACCTCCCCTTCGACCGCACCATTAAGGTCTCCGTCACCGAGGGGCTGGAGAAGACCCAGATCCAGGGCCGGATGCCGCACAACCTGAAGACGCTCCGCGCCTTCGAGGGGCAGAACGAGGCGGACTTCCATGTGATGATGGACCCCAAGTCCTCCGACAAGAAAAAGGCCGAGGCCAAGCACAGCTGGGACTGCCGCAAGCGGAAGATGACCGTGCTGGTGGAGGAATTGAGCCTCCGCACGCAGAAGATCATCCCGATCATGAAGCGGCTGGAGCAGATCGACGAACGCATGCAGGCGATCGTCCGCCAGATGGGCAAGCTCAAGAATTTGAAGAGCGCCGCCGAGGAGCGGGCGAACCTCC
Coding sequences within:
- the dnaG gene encoding DNA primase is translated as MSYGPSDLGQSTSGSYHTGADDFKEQVRVRSDIAQVIGESISLKALRGGAELAGLCPFHDDRNPSLKVYPDRQTFRCWSCDTGGDVFSFVMKYDGLDFYSALKHLAQRAGLEMPERTGPRPSSDGPDRSRLLEVLAWADRQCHTLLTRGSEAKVAREYLSSRGIHADLAKTFGLGYHPPSWTWLVDRAKGLYDRDELIAAGVAGEKRDGSGLRDHPLFPGRVIFPIRDERGRTIAFGGRQLPGDDFGGKYINSSEGVLFHKSKVLYGLDVARDEIRKPTCDTALVVEGYTDTLALHHAGYPNVVATLGTALTKEHVGVLRRFTNRIVLVLDGDRAGQDAAEKALQKLLAESVDLRVLTLPAGTDPADFVSERPEEFGKLVADAPEALDFKLSRVTARHGGDALQAGDAATKEMLELLRTDPGLAGTRRGDLVLMRTSERFGVPERRLRADLKAPSAQPRRFEPEPPPEQRRPQEPPVPKPTGDELAEAELLKILLTRPDLFPAAHAVVGSADLRHPGLRRLFELCEDAEELDGEVTLPGVLNAAAPQGDSPLKRFAVALMAEADAQQLRGRLDGTVAGGLVESGTRRAAFSADGLAAGAATTARDAVRREDGSQEGTPAHHAAGGVPPLLALALSAITRRRRARQARGQRADLAHAPVSAGGLDEATRALLRRQADLHAARHARPG